aaaatgaacatgtgctgggtcatcatttgagactgctataacatgaaatatatggcagaatatgggtaaaacagaacaggagacatacagttctcccccaagcaattcagtcacaaatttaattagtgcattttttttttttttttttttaaatgagcatcatcggcatggaagcatgtcctctggaatggtgtccgAAGCGTGacgggacatatgaatgtttagcatatctggcactgTAAAGGTTCGGACTCAgcctgtggtgcctcctgctggtagtcgtcgggaattagctcaccagctgtcggagcgccctctgcaggccggtgatccGCCTTCCTGccggcccccatgtccctcccaggacccagtgCCCTTTTCTCTGGGGTActgcccccctggcagtacccccacactctcaggttctgggtctccccacccaggggaacccccaatctCTAACCTCACCTCGCCTCAATCTGGGCTACTGCTAGTCCCCACTTAGCCCCCGTTCTCTGGGGCCGACTGCAGTGTAAGCActactcatcataggcaaggggggtttagatctgctgcctctgcctacccatgggctgcccctgTGCAACCCTACACCTATTCGGCCTGtagtcaggcctgcagcctgaggctttccaggccagagctcccagctcttctggcccttccccagccatgCTCCAATCTGGGTGTCTGCTCGGCcccttgcagccaggcccttctccctctacaggTAGAGGGAGACTGactaggctcctggctcccagcctcttcTAGGGGCCAGCTGgacctgattgagctggccacagctgcagctgctcccttAATCAGcctgggcttttccccacagccccagccctctcccagggctggcctcAGCCTTGTCAGGGCCGGAGCGggtaaccaccccactacaggcacgtaaatatcttgcaaatgCCGGCTACAaatgtgccatgcaaacacctgttttcactttcaggtgatgtaaataagaagccatcagcagtatctcccataaatgtaaacaaacttatttgtcttagcaattggctgaacaagaagtaggactgagtggacttgtaaaactttagagcttacattgttttgtttttgagtccagttatgtaaccaaaaaaaatccacatttgtaagttacactttcacgatacagagattgcactacagtacttgtatgaggtgaattgaaagatagtatttcttttatcatttttacaatgtaaatatttgtaataaaaaataatataaagtaagcaccttacattttgttttctgtgttgtaatagaaatcaatatgtttaaaaatgtagaaaaacatccaaaatatttaataaatttcaattggtattctattgtttaacagtggaattaatcgcaattaattttttttagttaattgagtgaattaactgtgattaatcgacagctctaATTACAAGATACCTAACATAATTAATTAAAGACTCTTACTGAGGACAAGGTGCGAAGTTTTAGGACttagaaaaggaagaaaacacaTACTGTCAGTGCACCATATACATGAAAGGACTACTCAGTATAGTCCCAAAAAGCACTGTGTATGTATCGTGTAGTGAAACCAGAAAAACCAGAGCATGACCATAGACACTGCTGTAGGTTCCACATGCAGCTGAGTAGAATGGGTAAAATATTTCACCGAATATAAAAACACAGGACACATAACCAGTTTAAtagtttttagaaaaaaaaagtataaggaattaaatatatatatttgttttttctagAGAAAGGTGGGTGAACAGGGAAATCTTTCTGAACTGGTTAATCTCATCCTGTCAGTTGCTGATGGAAACAAAGATGGTCGAGTTTCCTTACCAGAAGCAAAGTCGGCATGGGCTCTTCTGCAGCTAAATGAGTTTCTACTTATGGTGATCCTCCAGGATAAAGAACACACCCCAAAATTGATGGGGTTTTGTGGCGATCTCTATGTGATGGAAAGAGTTGAATATACCTCTCTCTATGGAATAAGCCTTCCATGGATCTTAGAACTTTTCATTCCCTCTAGTTTCAGAAGAAGCATGGACCAGTGGTTTACTCCATCATGGCCTAGAAAGGCAAAAATTGCTATAGGGCTTTTAGAATTTGTGGAAGACATTTTTCATGGACCTTATGGGAATTTTCTTATGTGTGATACCAGTGCCAAAAACTTGGGTTATAATGATAAATATGACTTGAAAATGGTGGACATGAGAAAAATTGTGCCAGAAATTAATTTGAAGGAATTAATTAAAGATCGTCACTGTGAGTCTGACTTGGACTGTGTTTATGGTACAGACTGTAGAACTCTATGCGACCAAAGTAAAATGAAATGTACCACAGAAATAATTCAGCCCAACTTGGCAAAAGTATGCCAGTTACTAAAAGACTATCTGCTTTGCGGTGCTCCATCAGAAATACGTGAAGAGTTAGAGAAACAACTGTATTCTTGTATTGCCCTTAAAGTCACAGCAAACCAGATGGAAATGGAACATTCTTTAATACTAAACAACTTAAAAACTTTATTGTGGAAGAAAATATCCCATACAAATGATTCTTAGTATCTTTAACCACAGAAGAAAACATTGTTGCCACTATAGGAGATTTACCACTTTTTATCAAAAGCATctttggcatttttaaaatatttcttcttagCTCAGAATTCATTAACTTTCCTAACTCTTACTCCAGCAAACACTAGTATTACAGTGCTTCTCAGAGAGAGAATGTGCCACTTAATGAATTGTCTGGCAGAAGTTACAAGAGCCTTGTGGTTAGAATGCTCTATCATGGAAATAAAAAACCATGTGCTTGCCCTCTCCTTGCACTTTGGCAGAAGACCCTAAATTGGGGTCTCCTGCTGTCAATATTCACTGTGCTACCATATTGactaattttaacttttttttttttaatgctgtgaCTAGCATCATTCATTTGTAAATATccactgaattatttttttccaagtaGTGTTACAAATGCTAGCCAAAAGACCCACCACTATTAGAAATAATGTGCTTGAGTCCAAGAGACTCTTTTGAATGAAGTGAACATTTTGAGGATGAAGTTTACTAATAACTTAGCATGGCAGAATTTGCACAATGGAAAATTTTTAAATTGCTAAACTCAGTGTGACAATTAAAATTTATTCCAGAAAACGGGGTATTTTAGTATGAGAGATTTTTAGTTAGATTTTGTTTGTATACACTTTTTTACCTCATACTTACATATATATTGAATGTTACTACATTAGCTGAAAGTTCTTAATTAAACGTCCTGGTACAACATGCCATGTTGGAAgctaagattttaaaatatgtattatatGTTTAAAAAGTCGCATATACTAGAGCAACAATATACCATTACACAATGGGGAAATAGAGAAGCTACGAAGCCTGAGTCTTGAAATGTCAGTAAGATATAAGGAAAGTTAAGCAGTAGCCAGTTTTGAAGCCAGGGATTTTGTGGACTAGGTGATTCTAAAAAGGTCAGGAGTTAAAGAACTTTAATAGTTTTGGTAGCTGCAGTGTGGTAGCCTTTATAATGGAGATCCTCATAGTAAAGGTTTAGAGTCCTTAGTTTGACTTAAGTATCTAAAACTACATTTCTAACACTGATCTAGTCTAAAAGTTTGATTTTGTAGCTAAGGCTGTGTGGCAAGATCAGCCTTGCATTTACTCTTTCCTGGTTTACTTTAAGAAATGTCTAAATTAGAGCTAGGCCTAAGCCACAGGATCGAATCTAGAGCCTGATTTGGATTTCCCTAAACTTTGGAGGTGTTCATATATGGagttttttgtttctatttggGCCCATCTTTACCCTAAGCATTAAATCAATAATTAGTTTATTATTGGAAATATTCTCCTTAGCATGTTCTTGTTTAAATTTTTACAGGGTGCTAGGTTTATTCTCTGCACCTCTGAAGCAATGAGTGAATATTAGACTTGGATCATGAGGGAAATAACTTGAAATCTCATCTTaactcccatttgtccacattccACACAGTTTGACCTTGCTCAGGAGTGGCTCGAGTCACAAATGAGACTTtgcaaatctgtgtgtgtgtaaagcacTTGTGAACACTGCTTGGTATTCATCCATTACTAACCCTTTGTACGCACTTAATTCACTTCTACCTTTTGTTCAAGGGAGATgaggaaaaaaccttttatttaaaaagtgttatTTAAAGTGTGTTAATTCTTTTTACTGCTTTGCAGGTCTTTTGTGTTAAACACGCTTCTTAAATTATTATTAGTATCTGGATTCAACAAAATTCTTGTTCACGAAGGCATATAACAAACATACTTAGAGAAGGTAAAATCATCCATTGTCCTTCCGTGTATGCTGTCCGAAGTATTAATTCTCTTGTTGTAGGTGTAATTTTGCTTTTTTGTAAATATTCAGTTGTTTGACTCTTGCACAGTATCTAGCATTCTGCTGTCTCCTTAAAATTGACTGATCTGCCTTCCAAGAGGAGGCGTTAATATATCTGCAACTAATAAAGAAACCAAACATTAAGTATATCATTTTCTTACCAGATAATCTGAATGTGAAACCTATTATGGCTATTATGCATTGAAACTATTGAACGAAATAGTgtggatattttaaatgttttttggaTAACTGGAAACTTGTCGACAATGCAATTTATTGTACATTTTGATTGTTACTGCACCAGGAGCTTTCATTTAGAGTTTTGTTTACAATAAATCAAAGGAATCCTTTCCCTCTTTTACAGCAGTATTTATTCATAAATTAACACTGGGTGTTTGAAAAACTCTTAAAAGGAAAGCTTATCTTAAAATAACTTCAGATGTCCAGCTTCAATTTGattcttaatttaaattataGAAAAGGAGAAAGTCATGTAACTGAACCCCAGTGAAACGTTTAGATTGAATACATAAATCATATCTTGTTTGTCCATTGTCATTGGCAGAGAGTCAAATTAATGGGTGTTTTATTCTTAATAGTAGTGTAATCAAGGGATGACTAATTCAATTGAATTATTTAAAGTGTTTCAAGGGACTTGAGCTCTTAActcaaatgttttgaaaatgcaaGCACTGTAGTAATCTATACTGATCATTTGTAAGATCAAGTATAAATTCCTATTGTGCCAACTAAATATTACAAAAAGCATCTGAAGCATTAGGTTATGGACTCTCTTCAAGGTAATTAAGCAAGTGCAATCAGTGGGACTAATGTGCCTAAaattagcatgtgcttaagtactatTACAAattcacttttcattttaaaaaaatgctgtctGAAACAGACTACTGGCAGATTAGTTTAGTCAACAACCTTGGGCACCTTTTTCCCACTTAGTCTTTCACTGGAAATAGTGTAAATTGGTAACAAATGAGAATGGAAAGCATTGCTGGATGCTTTTAACCCCTGCCCTTAGTTGGGGTAGCCAGTGGAATTGAGTTGCCTGCCAGCAGGCCCTACCGTGTTACTCAGTTGTAGAATCATGCTCCagagcttttgtttaaaaagttccAACTCTCATGATTGGGTAACAAAACGCAGCTTCCGTGTAAACCAGTGTAGCATCAGTGTAGCTAGCTCTAATCAAACTACCTGAGACCCCAAAAATCTGATACTAAAACCAAAAATATGGGGATCATGTAAATGAACTTAATACCAGGTGCTATATTAGTGATAGTCACATTTAATTATCACTAAAGCTGCTAACAAATTTAGGTTGAGCTTCTGCA
This window of the Eretmochelys imbricata isolate rEreImb1 chromosome 8, rEreImb1.hap1, whole genome shotgun sequence genome carries:
- the DIPK1A gene encoding divergent protein kinase domain 1A isoform X2, encoding MRIKYLFISWLAVFIGSWIIYVQYSTYTELCRGHDCKKIICDKYKTGVIDGSVCSSLCAKETLYFGKCLSTKPNNQMYLGIWGNLQGVIKCQMEEIIHLDLGTEPEPRKEIVLFDKPTRGTTVQKFKEMVYGLLKRKVGEQGNLSELVNLILSVADGNKDGRVSLPEAKSAWALLQLNEFLLMVILQDKEHTPKLMGFCGDLYVMERVEYTSLYGISLPWILELFIPSSFRRSMDQWFTPSWPRKAKIAIGLLEFVEDIFHGPYGNFLMCDTSAKNLGYNDKYDLKMVDMRKIVPEINLKELIKDRHCESDLDCVYGTDCRTLCDQSKMKCTTEIIQPNLAKVCQLLKDYLLCGAPSEIREELEKQLYSCIALKVTANQMEMEHSLILNNLKTLLWKKISHTNDS
- the DIPK1A gene encoding divergent protein kinase domain 1A isoform X1 → MARRVFPGAWLRKPFYAQVRFSYMRIKYLFISWLAVFIGSWIIYVQYSTYTELCRGHDCKKIICDKYKTGVIDGSVCSSLCAKETLYFGKCLSTKPNNQMYLGIWGNLQGVIKCQMEEIIHLDLGTEPEPRKEIVLFDKPTRGTTVQKFKEMVYGLLKRKVGEQGNLSELVNLILSVADGNKDGRVSLPEAKSAWALLQLNEFLLMVILQDKEHTPKLMGFCGDLYVMERVEYTSLYGISLPWILELFIPSSFRRSMDQWFTPSWPRKAKIAIGLLEFVEDIFHGPYGNFLMCDTSAKNLGYNDKYDLKMVDMRKIVPEINLKELIKDRHCESDLDCVYGTDCRTLCDQSKMKCTTEIIQPNLAKVCQLLKDYLLCGAPSEIREELEKQLYSCIALKVTANQMEMEHSLILNNLKTLLWKKISHTNDS